AAATTGAATAAATCGGCGCGGCCCGCCGTCAACCGCAAATCTGGCCGCCCTGAAAAATCACGCCGCGCTGCAAGCGCACGGCTGTATGTACGGCACAGTGCGATATCCGGCGCGGTGCGATACCGCACCCAGTGCATTCACACCTCTACCATTTCAGGGAGATGGCTTTTTGCGCCCGCGCATATGTGGCACACACAAATGTTGTGGGCAAACGTTTTTGCAATCCACGCGCTAATGCTATGCACGCGCATATACATCGCTGCGTCGAGCAACGTTCAAAATCCCACTCCCATTCAGGGAGGGATTAGGAAAGGGTAACGCGCCCCTTGGGTCTGGGAGGGCAGGACGCACGTGGCACGGGAAGGGGCGACGCGCACCGTCACGCAGTCGTCGTCGGTCCTTGTAGATGTCGCAGAATGTCTTGCACGACGGCGTCGAGGTCCTGCAGGACTTCGTCGTTTGTGTAGCGGATCACGCGCAAGCCCCCCTCGGCGAGCCTTTCGGCCCGTCCGGCGTCGTAGCTTTGGCGGTCGTCCGCCGTCGGCGCGTTGATTTCGACGACCAATTGTGCGGTGGCGCAATAGAAGTCGACGACAAAACGGTCGATCGCCACCTGGCGGCGGAATCTCCAACCGGACAGCTGTTTGCTGCGCAGCCGGTTCCACAACATTTGCTCGGGCGTGGTCGGCACGCTGCGCGGCGCGCCGGCCTTGTTCTGTGGAGTCGGACGAACACGATGACCTTTCGGGGGCATGGCAACTCTTGGATTGGCGAACAAGGGGCATTGTCCCGCCCACGGCCGGCGAGCAAGAAGGTGCTGGATCAGCTGGCGAGCGTGGCGAGGGGATTCTGGCGGTTTGTCAGAGGTAGTTTAACCGGAGCATGCCCGCAGTGGGAGCCAAAGACGGCCGCAATCATTTCGATCGTGGCCCGTGCGTCGTAGGCGTTGCACCTGGTGTCGCGGTTTTCGCGGATCGCCGCCAGCAGATCTTCGACGGCGGCCTTGTTGCCCGCGTGCGCTGTGCCGTCGGTGAGTGGTTCGGGCTGTCCCACGCCGGCGCTCGAGACATCCTGCCACGGTGCGCCAGACGTCCAAGAGGGGTCGGCCAGCAGTTTCACTTTGGGCAGGTAGCCGGTTTGAATTTCGATGAGTCCACCGGTGCCGCAGATTGTGACGCCGAATCGTGTCCCTGGGCCCGCACTGCGGCACGAATTGAAATACGCAGTCCGGCTGTCCGGCAGACCGAACATGGCGCTCACCGTGTCGCCGGCCAGCGGGCCGAGTCCTTCGGGACCTTCGCGCACGTCCTCGCGGCGCACTGGATGGCCATCGACCAGGACCGAGGCGAAGCACCACTGCGGATCGCCGCCAAAAATGCGGATCAGGTCCATGATGTGCGAGCCGAGCACGAACAGGTCTTCGCCGCCGCCGCGCTGGTCTTCCTTGCCGCGCGAGCGCAGTTCGAGCACGCGGCCGATCTTGCCGTCGGCAATCAAACGGCGGACGACGTCGATCTTGGGGCTGTAGTGGGTCTGATGGGCGATCGCCAACCGAGTGTGTGTGCGTTCGCAGGCCGCCACGATCTGGTCGGCTTCGGCCGGCGTACGACAGAAGGGCTTCTCCATAAATATATGGATGCCACGCTCGGCGGCGGCCACAGCCATGTCGCGATGCTGGTCCACCCAACGCGGGGCGATGGCCACGATGTCGGGCTTCACGTCATCCAGCATTTTGCGATAGTCGCTGAATGCGCGGTCGACGCCGAGTCGCATGGCGGCCTTGGCCAGACCGTCGCGATCGTCATCCGCCACGGCCACGACTTGCGTCTCGGGCACATCGGCCCAGACGGTGTCCAGACCGTGCCCATAGTCGCCACGTCCCGTGCGGCCAATCACTGCAACGCGAACAGAATCGGCCATGCTTTTGGCCCTCGACGATTATTTGCGTTCGGTTAGCTGGGAACAAACGTCCGCGCCGTGGGATCGCTACTCCGCCGGTCTCGGTATCGCTGGCCGTGCACTATGAACTTCCTGTAACATTCGCGGGCGACAGGAAGCAGGCCAAAAAGCTGAGCAGACAAGCGAAACGACGATCGCAACCTACCACGCCAACACGCGCCCAGCTACGCGCTAGGCGGGGGAACGGTATATAATTGGCCGACATATATAATGTGCAGCAACGCTACCGGGATATCCACCTGCACGACCCCCTTCCGCATGCTGTAATTAGGGATCGCATTGAACGAATTGCCGCAAGAAGTACCGTCGCTGGATACAGTTGAAGGCCTTACCGACACTTGGAATGCGGATCGCGTCAGTGACTTGATCGCCATGATCAAGGATTCGGCCGATAAACTGGCGGCCGACCGCACCAGCCGCGGCGATCTGAAAATCCTCAGCCGCGCCATCCGTGAACTGCGCTGGGCGTTCAAAGTCTTCGCCCCTTATCGATCGCGGCGCAAAGTCACGGTGTTCGGTTCGGCCCGCACCCGCCCGCACGAAGCCACGTTTCAGCAGGCGGTCGATTTCGGCCGGGAAATGGCTGCCCGCAGTTGGCTGGTCGTCACCGGCGCGGCCAGCGGCATCATGGAGGCAGGCCATCTGGGAGCCGGCCGCGAAAACTCGATGGGACTGAACATCATGCTCCCTTTCGAGCAGGATGCGAATCCCGTCATCGCGGGCGATGCCAAACTCGTCCATATGAAATACTTTTTCACGCGCAAGCTGATGTTCGTAAAAGAGTGCGATGCCGTGTGCCTGTTGCCCGGCGGTTTTGGCACGCTGGACGAAGGCTTCGAGGTGCTGACGCTCTTGCAAACCGGCAAGCGCGACATGGTGCCGATCGTCTTTTTGGACGAAAAGGGGGGCAGCTTCTGGCCCGAGTTCCACGAGTACATTAAGCGTCGCTTGCTGGGACACGGCATGATTTCGCCCGAAGACTTGTCATTGTACAAGCTGACGGACGACGTCGGCGAGGCGGTGCGCGAGATCGATCATTTCTATCGCGTCTACCACAGCATGCGGTACGTGAAGAACAAGCTCGTGGTGCGGCTCAGTCATGCTCCTAGCGAAGAGCTGCTGGACGCCATCAACGCTCACTTTGCCGACATTCTGATCGACGGCAAATTCACCGTGTCCGAGGCGTTGCCGGACGAAAAGGACGAGCCGCAGTTGGCTCCGCTGCCACGGCTGGTGTTCCAGTTCAATCGCCGTAGCCTGGGACGGCTGCGCCTGCTGATCGACGCATTGAACCGCGGCAGCCTGGCGGTGTCTTAAAGGTCGCGCCTCCGGTCAGTGGGGCGCATCTCTTGCCTGGGCGGTTCATCCGCCGCGAATCAGATGGTGAACATACGTGGACCAGTTTCTATCGAGAGAAATCGTCCGGCACGCCGTGCGCGACGCCCCGTGAATGCATCAACATATGATGGCGCGTTGAAAAATCGTTGCATTCAAGGAATGTGAATGCGATAATCCGGGCGCCCGCTTTTTAGCCTGCCTCAGCACCCCACCGGTCCTGCTCACGGGAGGAGCCCTATGACTCCGACAGCCGTGTTTCCACGTCTTGTCGCGCTATCGCTTGCGATCGCTTTGGCCTCGAACGTCGTGGCCGAAGAAGTCGCCATTAATACCAGTGTGCCGCCGCCCGCCGGCCCAGCGGCCCCAGTCGTCGACTTGGGCGCCGCCACGGAACTGTCCTTTGCCACGGGCGCCAATGCG
The sequence above is drawn from the Pirellulales bacterium genome and encodes:
- a CDS encoding TIGR00730 family Rossman fold protein gives rise to the protein MNELPQEVPSLDTVEGLTDTWNADRVSDLIAMIKDSADKLAADRTSRGDLKILSRAIRELRWAFKVFAPYRSRRKVTVFGSARTRPHEATFQQAVDFGREMAARSWLVVTGAASGIMEAGHLGAGRENSMGLNIMLPFEQDANPVIAGDAKLVHMKYFFTRKLMFVKECDAVCLLPGGFGTLDEGFEVLTLLQTGKRDMVPIVFLDEKGGSFWPEFHEYIKRRLLGHGMISPEDLSLYKLTDDVGEAVREIDHFYRVYHSMRYVKNKLVVRLSHAPSEELLDAINAHFADILIDGKFTVSEALPDEKDEPQLAPLPRLVFQFNRRSLGRLRLLIDALNRGSLAVS
- a CDS encoding DUF559 domain-containing protein yields the protein MPPKGHRVRPTPQNKAGAPRSVPTTPEQMLWNRLRSKQLSGWRFRRQVAIDRFVVDFYCATAQLVVEINAPTADDRQSYDAGRAERLAEGGLRVIRYTNDEVLQDLDAVVQDILRHLQGPTTTA
- a CDS encoding Gfo/Idh/MocA family oxidoreductase, whose protein sequence is MADSVRVAVIGRTGRGDYGHGLDTVWADVPETQVVAVADDDRDGLAKAAMRLGVDRAFSDYRKMLDDVKPDIVAIAPRWVDQHRDMAVAAAERGIHIFMEKPFCRTPAEADQIVAACERTHTRLAIAHQTHYSPKIDVVRRLIADGKIGRVLELRSRGKEDQRGGGEDLFVLGSHIMDLIRIFGGDPQWCFASVLVDGHPVRREDVREGPEGLGPLAGDTVSAMFGLPDSRTAYFNSCRSAGPGTRFGVTICGTGGLIEIQTGYLPKVKLLADPSWTSGAPWQDVSSAGVGQPEPLTDGTAHAGNKAAVEDLLAAIRENRDTRCNAYDARATIEMIAAVFGSHCGHAPVKLPLTNRQNPLATLAS